CGTCGTTGCGGATCGTGGTGGCACTTTTCGTATTGACGATTCCGGACGCGGTTTTTGTAACGGCGCTTTTTGCCACCGCGCTGTTGGCAACGGATTTGACGACGGCAGGCGTCCGCGCGGACGAGCCGGTCACTTTCGCGTTCGAATTGAGGGCGCGGCCCGCCTGTGTGTTCGCGTTAGGCGCGGCCGGCTTCGGCGCGGCCAGTTTGGGTGCTGCCGGCCTGCCCGTTTTCGCACCGCGCGCATCGCCGGCGCGCGCGTCGGCCCGGCGCGGCTCACGCACCAGGTCTTCGAGTCCAAGCGGAAAGCGCTTTGCGCGCTCGCCGGTCATGAAGTCCCGCTCCCGGCGCGCACCCAGTCGCACGCCGTGGGCAGCATCGCCGTATCGGTGAGATCGAGTTGCAGCGGCGTGATCGACACGAAGCCGTTCGCCACTGCATGGAAGTCGGTGCCTTCGCTGGCATCGCGCGCACTGCCCGACGGCCCGATCCAGTAGATCGGCTCGCCGCGCGGGTTGGTCTGGCGGATCACCGGCTGCGACGGATGCCGCTTGCCGAGACGCGTGATGCGCCATTCGCGCAGCTGCTCGTAAGGCAGGTTCGGAATGTTGACGTTCAGCAACGGATGGCCGGGCAACGGACGCTCGAGATAATGAGCGACGATTTCCGCCGCGACGCGCGTCGCGTCTTCGAGATGCACCCAGTCCTTGTCGACAAGCGAAAAGGCGATGGCGGGCACACCGAACATGATGCCTTCCGTGGCTGCCGCGACGGTGCCCGAGTACAGCGTGTCCTCGCCCATGTTCTGACCGTTGTTGATACCCGACACGACGAGGTCGGGCGTATGGTCGAGCATGCCCGTCAACGCGATGTGGACGGAGTCGGTCGGCGTGCCGTTCACGTAGTAGAAGCCATTCGCCGAGCGCAGCACGGAGAGCGGCCGCGACAGCGTCAGCGAATTCGACGCGCCGCTGCAATTCTGTTCGGGAGCCATCACGGTGACATCGGCGAGTGGCTTCAGCGCTTCGTAAAGCGCAGCAAGGCCTGGCGCCAGATAACCGTCGTCGTTGCTGAGTAGGATTCGCATCCGGCGATTGTAACCGAGGAAACAAGGCACGCGAACGACACACAGAGCCCGTGCATGCCTATGCTTTCAAGCATCGTGCGACGTGTTATGCAGCAAGTCGAAAGCGCACGGTCGTTCGCGCTTGCTTTACACTGGTTCGCTGCGGCATGCGCGTTGCAAAGACCGACGCAAGCCCGACGCAACCACGGACACAAGCCGGGAGCACGCTTATGAAGCATGCATGAACCCGCGACGCTTGCCACGCACACTTATCGATGGGAGACACGATGCGCGCAATCCGCTGCAACCAGTACGGCCCGCCTGAAACGCTGAGCATCGAAGAGTTGCCCGATCTCGTGCCGCAAGCCGGCCAGATCGCGATCGACGTGAAAGCGGCGAGCGTCAATTTCCCCGACGTGCTGATCATCCAGAACAAGTATCAGTTCAAGCCGCCCCTGCCCTTCACGCCCGGCGCGGAAGTGGCGGGCATCGTGCGCGCCGTCGGCGATGGCGTCACGCAGTTCCGGCCCGGCATGCGCGTGATCGCCTACACGCAGCAAGGCGGTTTCGCCGAGCAGGCCGTCGCCGACGCGGCCGCGTGCGTGCCGCTGCCCGACGACGCCGATCTCGAAACGGCCGCCGTCTTCACGCTTGCATACGGCACGTCGCATCACGCGGTGGTCGATCGCGCGGCGTTGAAAGCAGGCGAAACGATGCTCGTGCTCGGCGCGGCAGGCGGCGTCGGCCTCGCTGCCGTCGAAATCGGCAAGGCGCTCGGCGCGCGGGTGATCGCCGCGGCATCGAGCGACGAGAAACTCGCGATCTGCGTCGCGCACGGTGCGGACGCAACCATCAACTACGCGACGGAAGACCTGCGCGAGCGCATCAAGGCGCTCACGGACGGCAACGGCCCCGACGTGATTTACGACCCCGTCGGCGGCAGCTTCGCGGAACCCGCGTTTCGCAGCATCGGCTGGCGCGGGCGTTATCTCGTCGTCGGCTTCGCGAACGGCGAGATTCCGAAGCTGCCGCTCAATCTCGCGCTGCTGAAAGGCGCGAGCATCGTCGGCGTGTTCTGGGGCGATTTCGCGCGACGCGAACCGCAACGCAATGCGGCCGCCTTTCAGGAAATGCTCGGCTGGATTCGTGAATGCAAGCTCAAGCCGCTGGTGTCGGCGCGCTATCCGCTCGAAGACACGCCGCGCGCACTCAACGACATGGCGCAACGTCGCGTGCTCGGCAAGATCGTGATCACGCCCTGAGCTTCGTAAGCCCAGAATGTGAAAACGGCGCGTGGCCCTTGCAAGGCCACGCGCCGTTTTCTTATCCGCCGTGAAACGCGATCAGAGTTTTTCCGTCTCACCGCTCTTCGGCTGCCACTTCATCAGACGCTTCTCAAGTGCGCCGACGATCGCATCGAGTATCAGCGCAAAAGCCGTCAAGACGAGAATGCCGGCGAACACGGTGTTGATGTCGAACGTGCCTTCGGCCTGCAGAATCAGATAGCCGACGCCGCGCGCCGAGCCCAGATACTCGCCGACCACCGAGCCGACGAACGCCAGGCCGACGGACGTATGCAGGCTCGAAAACACCCAGCTCATCGCGCTCGGCAGATAGACGGCGCGCAGCAGCTGCTTGCGGTTCGCGCCGAGCATGCGCGCGTTTGCGAGCACGACGGGGCTCACTTCCTTCACGCCCTGATAGACGTTGAAGAACACGATAAAGAACACCAGCGTCACGCCGAGTGCGACCTTCGACCAGATGCCGAGCCCGAACCACACGCCGAAAATCGGCGCGAGAATCACGCGCGGCATCGAGTTCGCGGCCTTGATGTACGGATCGAACAGCGCGCTCGCGAGCGGCGACAGCGCGAGCCACAAACCGACGCCCAGCCCCAGCACCGTGCCGAGCGCGAATGCGAGCACCGTCTCGATCAGAGTGATCCACAGATGCAGATAAATCTCACCGGACGCGAACCATTCCCAGATTCGCACCAGCACTTTCTGAGGTTCACCGAAGAAGAACGCGGCCTTGTTCGGATCGTCGAAGTAGAACGCGGGGAGCAGCGTCGGGCTCGTCAGCACGTACCAGAGCACGAAGCACAGCACGAGCAGCAGCCATTGCCAGATCGCGAGGTTCGCGCGGTTGGGGCGCAATGCTTTCCACATCTCAGTTGCCCTCCGGCGCGACCGACAGTTGCTGTTGATATCCCTTCAAGACTTCATCGCGCAGCACGCTCCAGATTTGCGCATGCAGTTCGACGAAACGCGGATGCGTGCGCACTTCGGCGACGTCGCGCGGACGCGGCAGATCGATCTTGAACTCGCCGATGGGGTGCGTGCCCGGCCCCGCCGACAACACGACGACGCGATCCGACATCGCGATCGCCTCGTCCAGATCGTGCGTGATGAACAGCACGGCCTTGCGCTTCGCCGCCCACAGATCGAGCAGCTCGTTTTCCATCAGCTGGCGCGTCTGGATGTCGAGCGCGGAAAACGGCTCGTCCATCAGGATGATGTCGGGATCGAGAATCAGCGTCTGCGCCATCGCGACCCGCTTTCGCATGCCGCCCGACAATTGATGCGGATAACGGTCCCCGAAGCCGCCGAGGCCGACGCGCTTGAGCCACTCATCGGCGCGCGCAAGCGCTTCCGCGCGCGGCACGTTGTGGAACGACAGGCCGGCCAGCACGTTGTCGAGCGCCGAGCGCCACGGCATCAGCGCATCGGCCTGGAACATGTAGCCCGCGCGGCGGTTGATGCCCTTCAGCTTTTCGCCGAACACCGTCACCTCGCCCGACGACGGTTCGAGCAGTCCCGCGCCGACGTTCAGCAAGGTCGACTTGCCGCAGCCCGTCGGGCCGACGACGGACACGAACTCGCCCGGCGCGATGCGCAGCGTCGTGTCCTTGACGGCGGTGTAGCGTTGCCCGCGCTTCTCGCGCGACGCAAACGTGCAGGTGATGTTTTCGAGCGCCAGGGCGGCAACGGTCATCGTTCGGCTCGCTTTGTTTCGATGCTTCGGTGGTTCTGTGTGGAGGCGTTCGTGGCACGCGCGTGCGCATGCCATCGAACGCAAAGCCGGGCGAATGGCACCCGGCACGGTTCGCGATTTCAGTCGCGCAGGCGCGTTACGCCTTGACCGTCGCGAGCGCCTTCTTCACGAAGTCGTTCGTCCACGCCTTCGACAGATCGATCGTCTTGCCCTTCATCGTTTCGTCGAAAGCCTGCAGCGTTTTGAGTGAAGTCGCGGGCCCGTCGGCGGGCATCAGGCCGTCGGGCGACATCGCCTCTTTCACGTGCTGCCACGAATCCAGATACAGCGCGCGATCGCCGAGCAGATACGACTCCGGCACGGTGTTGATCAGCTCGGTGCCCGTCGCCGTCTGCAGCCACTTGAGCGCGCGCACCATCGCGTTGGTCAACGCCTGCGTCGTGTTCGGATTCTTGGTGATGAACGATTGCGACGCGTACAGGCAGCCGGCCGGCATGTTGCCGCCGAACACCGTGTGCGTGTCGTTGAGCGTGCGCGTATCCGACACGACGCGAATTTCGCCCGAACGCTCGAGCTTCGTCATCACCGGGTCGAGATTGGCGAGCGCGTCGATCTGGCCCGACTGCAGCGCGGCAATCGCGCCCGCACCCGCGCCGACGCCGATGAACGCGACATCCTTCGCGGTCAGCCCGGCTTTCGCGAGCACGAAGCTCGCCATGATCGACGTCGACGAACCGGGGGCCGTCACGCCGATCTTCTTGCCCTTCAGATCAGCGATCGACTTGTAGTTCGGCATCGTCTTCTTCGACACGGCCAGCACGATCTGCGGCGCGCGCCCTTGCAGCACGAATTCGCGGAAGTACTGGTTCTTCGCCTGCAAAAGAAGCGTGTGTTCGAACGCGCCGGACACGACGTCCGCGCTGCCGCCGACAGCCGCCTTCAACGCCTGCGAGCCGCCCGCGAAGTCGGAGATTTCGACTTCGAGCCCTTCGTCCTTGAAGAAATTGCGGCGCTCGGCGATGGTGAGCGGCAGATAGTAGAAAAGGTTTTTGCCGCCGACGGCGATCGCGACTTTCGACGTCTCCAGCTTGCTTTGTGCGAACACGAGCGGCGAGCCGACGAGCGATGCGCCTGCGAGTGCCGCCGAGCCTGCGAGGAAGCTTCTTCGTTGCATGGTCCTGTCTCCGGTTTTTTGTTCTGTTGCGGGCTGGTGCGCCCGTCTACGCGCCGTCTGCGCTAGTGTGCCCGTCCGTTACACGATCTGTTGCGCGTGCAACCTTGCGATGTGGTCCGCATCATAACCCAGCGTTTGCAGAACTTCATCCGTATGTTCACCCAGTTCCGGCCCCAGCCAGCGCGTCTCGCCGGGCGTCTCCGAGAGCTTCGGCGTGACGTTCGGCAGCGTGATGTCGCGGCCGTCCTGCCACTTGAACGTCTGGATCATCTGACGCGCGACGTATTGCGGATCGGTGAACATGTCGGCGACGCTGTAGATGCGGCCGACGGGCACGTCGGCGGCGTTGAGCACGTCGAGCGCTTCGTCGATCGTGCGGTCGGCGAGCCACGCGGCGATCGCGCCGTCGATTTCCTGCGTGCGCGGCACGCGGCCGTCGTTATGCGCGAGCGCGGGATCGTTGGCGAGATCGTCGCGATCGATTGCGATCATCAGCCGCCTGAAAATGGGATCGCTGTTGCCGCCGATCACAATGCTGCCGTCGCGGCACGGATACGTATTGGACGGCACGATGCCCGGCAGCGACGCGCCCGTGCGCTCGCGCACCATGCCGTACACGCCGTATTCGGGCACCACGCTTTCCATCATGTTGAAGACGGCTTCGTACAGCGCGACGTCGACGACCTGCCCTTTGCCGCCGTTCGCCTGCTTGTGATGCAGCGCCATCAGCGCGCCGATCACGCCATGCAGCGCCGCGATCGAATCGCCGATCGAAATGCCGATACGCGGCGGCGGCAGATCCGGATAGCCGGTGATGTGACGCAGCCCGCCCATCGATTCCGCGATCGCGCCGAAGCCCGGCCGGTCGCGATACGGCCCCGTCTGGCCATAGCCCGAAAGCCGCACCATCACGAGGCCTGGGTTTTCCGCCGACAGCACGTCGTAGCCGAGCCCGAGCTTTTCGAGCAGCCCTGGCCGGAAATTCTCGACGACGATATCCGCTTCCTTCGCGAGCTTGCGGACGATTTCCTTGCCTTCGTCGGCCTTGAGATTGATCGTCACCGACTTCTTGTTGCGCGCCTGCACGGCCCACCACAACGACGTGCCGCCCACCTCGGGATAGAGCTTGCGCCACTTGCGCAGCGGATCGCCGCCCTTCGGATCTTCGATCTTGATGACATCGGCACCGAACTCGCCGAGAAAGCGCGCGGCGAACGGGCCCGCGATCAGCGTGCCGAGTTCGAGCACCTTGACGCCCGCAAGCGGGCCTGCGGGTTTGCCGTTCTGCGTGGTGGAAGTCGATGCGCTCATGTGTCTCCTGATCTTGTTGTGTCGGACAGACCGCGTTCGCTGCGTGCAGATGCGCTACATCGTGCGTCTGTCGAGCATCGCGCGCGCGATCGTGCCCGCGTCGACATATTCGAGTTCGCCGCCGACAGGCACGCCGCGCGCCAGCCGCGTGACGGACAGGCCGCGCGCCTTGAGCGTCTGGCCGAGATAATGCGCGGTGGCTTCGCCTTCGTTGGTGAAGTTGGTCGCGAGCACGACTTCCTTGACGACGCCGTCTGTCGCGCGCTTCACGAGGCGGTCGAAATGGATTTCCTTCGGACCGATGCCGTCGAGCGGGCTGAGGCGCCCCATCAGCACGAAATACAGGCCGCGCCAGGTCATCGTCTGTTCGAGCATGATCTGGTCGGCGGGCGTTTCGACGACGCACAGCAAGGTCGGATCGCGCTCGGTGTCGCTGCAGACCTCGCAGATTTGCGCTTCCGTGAAGGTGTTGCACTTCTCACAGTGCTGAAGATGCTCGGTCGCGAACAGCAGCGAGCGACCGAGCTTTTCGGCGCCGTCGCGGTCATGCTGCATCAGGTGATACGCCATGCGCTGCGCGGACTTCGGACCGACGCCGGGCAGCGCGCGCAGCGCTTCGACGAGCGCCGACAAGGCGGAAGGTTGTTTCATGCTGGTACGGCGGCGTCGATCGGAGAGAGGTTGAATCGCGTGGTGTCGCGGCGCGTCGGGCCGCGCCGTTCGGTCATGAATGACCGACGCGCGGACATGACGTCATGCCCGCGCGCGACACATGCTGCGCGATTAGAACGGCAGTTTGAAGCCCGGCGGCAACGGCAGGCCGGACGTCATGCCGCCCATTTTTTCCTGCGCGGTGGCTTCCGCCTTGCGCACGGCGTCGTTGAACGCAGCAGCGACGAGGTCTTCGAGCATGTCCTTGTCGTCGGCGAGCAGGCTCGGATCGATCGACACGCGGCGCACGTCGTTCTTGCAGGTCATCGTCACCTTGACGAGGCCCGCGCCCGACTGCCCCTCGACTTCGATCTGCGCGAGTTGCTCCTGCATCTTCTTCATGTTCTCTTGCATCTGCTGGGCCTGCTTCATCAGCCCGGCGAGTTGGCCTTTCATCATGGACTTGCTCCTTCGTGATAGTTGATCGGTTGGGCGCGTGCGCGTCGGCGAAATGAGCGGCGCGCCCGGAAATCAGTGGGCCGCGCTCTGGCCGCCTTCGGCGCCCGGCATCAGCGGACGGACCGAGCCCGGCACGATGCTCGCGCCGAATTCGCGGATCAGCGACTGCACGAACGGATCGGAACCGATTTCGCGTTCGGCTTCCTGCTGGCGTTTGGCGCGCTCGATCGAATCGAGCACGGCGGCCGTGCGCTTGACGGGGCCGAGCTCGACCTGTACGTCGATCTCGGTGCCGAGGCGCTCGGCGAGCGCCGCCTTGAGCTTCGCGATTTGCGCGGGCTCCGTGTAAAGCTGGACCGCCACGTTGAGCTTCAGCGTCTTGCCGTTGACGGCCATCAGCTCGCTGTTGAAGGCGAGCTGATACGAGATGCCTTTCAGCGGCAACGTGACGGCAAGCGTCGGCCAGTCGCCGTCGAAGCCGATCTCGTTGAGCGGCACGGCGGGCGGCAGCGTACGGATGTCGACGGCGGGTGCGGCTGCGGGCGCGGACGCCTGGCTCCGGCCGACGAGCATGTCGTCGGGACCGCTGTCGAAGACGGGCACGAAGTTGTCGTCGGACGGCGCAAAGAACGCATCGTCCGACGATGCGGGCATGTAGTCGTCGGGCGGAATGTCTTCCCACGGCGGAACAGCCGATGCGCCCTGCGGCTGCGCGGCACGAGGCGTCGGCGTGCGTGCGGCGCTTTCCTGTTGCGCGGCGGCTGCGGCGCGGCGCGCGGGATCGGGCGTCGGCACGCGCACGGCGACGCGCGGCGCGGCCGATTTGGCGGGCGCTGCGGGCGTCGCGGCTGCCGCGGATGTGGATGCAGCCGAACGGCCGCGATCCGTCGAAACCTTATTGCCTGCGCTACGCAGCACGTCGAGCGCGGCGCTCGCACCGCCCGCGCGACGCGGCGCGGCTGCGGGCTGCGTAGGAATCTCGTCTCGCGGCGCTGGTTTTTCCTGGGGCTCCGACGACGCCTCGACGTTCGCGGACAACGGCGTCACGGCGTCATCGACAGGCGCGGCTTCGATTTCAAGTGCGACGGGATCCGCGACCTCAGGCGTCTCGCGGACAACTTGCGGCTGAACAGGCACCGGTTCGGCCTTCGGTGTCGGTACCGCGCGCGGCGCAGTTGCATCGCTCGCGCGAGCTTGCGGCGCAGCAGCGACGGGCGCACCCGTCGAGCGCTTCGCGCCCGCGGCAGGCACCGTCGAACGTCCAGCCGGCGTCACGCCCCCGCCTCCGCCGCCATTCGGTGCGGGTTCGAATGCGAGCATGCGCAGCAGCGTCATCGTGAAGCCGGCGTATTCGTCGGGCGCGAGACCCAGTTCGCTTCGGCCGATCGTCGCGATCTGATAGAACAGTTGCACCTGCTCGGGACTCAGCGCATCAGCGAAACGGCGCAGATCGCCGGCTTCCGGCCATTCTTCCAGCACCGACGACGGCGAGAACTGCGCCCACGCGATCTTGTGCAACAGGCTCGCGAGATCCTGCAGCGCCGTCGAGAACGACAGGCTGCGCAACGCCATCTCGTCGGCAACCGACAACACGGCTGTGCCGTCGCCCGCGACGAGCGCGTCGAGCAAACGGATCAGATAGCTTTGATCGAGCGCACCGAGCATGCCGCGCACGGCTTCTTCCGTAACCTGGTTCGCCGAATACGCAATAGCCTGATCGGTCAGCGACAGCGCATCGCGCATCGAACCGTCCGCGGCGCGCGCAAGCAGACGCAACGCCTGCGCTTCGTGCGGAATGTGCTCTTCGCCCAGAATGCGTTCGAGATGCGACACGATATGCCCTGCCGGCATCTGCTTCAGGTTGAACTGAAGACAGCGCGAGAGCACCGTGACGGGAATCTTTTGCGGATCGGTCGTGGCGAGGATGAACTTGACGTGCGGCGGCGGCTCTTCCAGCGTCTTCAACATTGCGTTGAATGCGTGGTTCGTCAGCATGTGCACTTCGTCGATCATGTAGACCTTGAAGCGCGCATCGACGGGCGCGTACACCGCGCGTTCCAGCAACGCAGCCATTTCGTCGACGCCGCGATTGCTCGCCGCGTCCATTTCGACGTAATCGACGAAGCGCCCTTCATCGATCTCTCGACACGCGCGACACACGCCGCAAGGCGTGGACGTGACGCCCGTCTCACAGTTGAGCGCCTTCGCGAAGATCCGCGACAGCGTCGTCTTGCCGACGCCCCGCGTGCCGGTAAACAGATAGGCGTGGTGCAGACGGCCGCCGTCGAGCGCGTGCGTGAGCGCGCGCACCACGTGCTCCTGTCCGACGAGCGAAGCGAAATCCTTCGGCCGCCATTTGCGTGCGAGAACTTGATAGGTCATCCGGAAATTGTATCAGCAACGCTGACGCGAAAAGACGAATCGATTGCGTGCCCGCGCAAGGCGCGACAACGCTTTGACGGTTCATTGTATTTCGCTAAGGAAGCGATAGAGGAACGCCGCGTTTCGACCGACGCTGATGAAGAATGAAACCGGGGAATGAGACAGAGAAAGACAGACAAGAAGAAAGGAAGGTGACGAGCCCGACCCTCGGCACTGGCGGAAAACGGCTGTGGCTGCTTCGTTCCCGACCTGACCAGGTTGACCGCCCCTCCATGCGAGGAGGCCCGTCACGACACATTCTAACATCGGTCGATCCGCCACGCGAGAGGCTCACGGAGAAAAGCTGAAGAAATCCTGCATGAGCCTTCATCGCCGCCCTCTTGTGTTCGCGCTCACGAACTCCAGATAGGTAGCGTAACGAGGGCGATGCCGCGCTCCGCATGTCGGAAGACAACCGGCCGATCAGGCAAGGCGCGGCACGAAACCCTACTGTCGGAATGCGTACTATCACGACGGGCAACGCATAGCAATTTAGGCTAAACTGACGTTCAAGTGATCCGCAAAGCCAAGCCAGCCCGCCCTCTCGAAGGTGTCCCCACGATACTTCCCGCGACGGCTTTCATGGTTTGTCCTGTGGCAAAGCGAACGGAAGGTTTTCTGATTTTGTTGTATCGTGGCGGGCATTCAAAGCAGGCCTCGAACCCAAAGAGGTATTCACACAAATGAGCGAACACATCAAGCATATTAGCGACGCGTCGTTTGAACAGGACGTCGTCAAATCCGACAAACCCGTGCTGCTCGACTTCTGGGCAGAATGGTGCGGCCCGTGCAAGATGATCGCGCCGATCCTCGACGAAGTTGCGAAGGACTACGCTGATCGCCTGCAGATCGCCAAGATCAATGTCGACGAACACCAATCCACGCCCGTCAAGTTCGGCGTGCGCGGCATCCCCACGCTGATTCTCTTCAAGAACGGCGCGGTCGCGGCACAGAAGGTCGGTGCATTGTCGAAGTCGCAGCTCACCGCATTCCTCGACGGCAACCTCTGATCTGCATACGCGGATAGCGCGCAAACTTTGCGCGCTGCCCGGCTCGCCGAAGTGCTTCGATGTGTCATGAAGTCGTGCATCGAGCGAGCCGCATGATTCTTGTTGTCGCCGGACAACATTGACAACAAGAATCATGCGTCGACACGAACCGGCCGCGCAGGCTGGTTTTGGCGTGTGCTATGCTAGAATCCATAAAACGTCGAAAAGACGAGTAAGTCCTTGAGCGGTTCCGCTCACTTCTCCTCCCAGATTTCATTTCAGGTCGCACCTTCTCTGCGGGTTCTCCGTATGCATTTATCCGAGCTTAAGACTCTGCACGTGTCCCAATTGATCGAGATGGCCAATGGCCTCGAGATCGAAAGTGCCAACCGCCTGCGCAAGCAGGAGTTGATGTTCGCCATTCTAAAAAAACGCGCCAAAACGGGCGAAACCATCTTCGGTGACGGCACGCTCGAAGTGCTGCCGGACGGCTTCGGTTTCCTGCGCTCGCCGGAAACCTCGTATCTCGCGAGCACGGACGACATCTACATCAGTCCGTCGCAGATCCGCCGCTTCAACCTGCATACGGGTGACACGATCGAAGGCGAAGTCCGCACGCCGAAGGACGGCGAGCGCTACTTCGCGCTGGTGAAGGTCGACAAGGTCAACGGCCAGCCGCCGGAAGCCTCGAAGCACAAGATCATGTTCGAGAACCTGACGCCGCTGCACCCGAACAAGGTGTTGCTGCTCGAACGTGAAATGCGTGGCGAAGAGAACGTCACGGGCCGCATCATCGACATGATCGCGCCCATCGGCAAAGGCCAGCGCGGCCTGCTCGTCGCGTCGCCGAAGTCCGGTAAGACCGTGATGCTTCAGCACATCGCGCATGCCATCAAGCAGAACCATCCGGACGTGATCCTGTTCGTGCTGCTGATCGACGAGCGTCCTGAAGAAGTGACGGAAATGCAGCGTTCGGTGGCGGGCGAAGTGATCGCGTCGACGTTCGACGAACCGGCCGCGCGTCACGTGCAGGTCGCCGAAATGGTGATCGAAAAGGCGAAGCGCCTCGTCGAAATGAAGAACGACGTCGTGATTCTGCTCGACTCGATCACGCGTCTCGCACGTGCGTACAACACGGTCGTGCCGGCGTCGGGCAAGGTGCTGACGGGCGGTGTCGATGCCAACGCGCTGCAGCGTCCGAAGCGCTTCTTCGGCGCGGCGCGCAATATCGAGGAAGGCGGTTCGCTGACCATCATCGGCACGGCGCTGATCGAAACGGGCAGCCGCATGGACGACGTGATCTACGAAGAGTTCAAGGGCACGGGCAACATGGAAGTGCACCTCGAACGCCGTCTCGCGGAAAAGCGCGTCTATCCGTCGATCAACCTGAACAAGTCCGGCACGCGTCGCGAAGAACTGCTGATCAAGCCCGAGATCCTGCAAAAGATCTGGGTGCTGCGCAAGTTCATCCACGACATGGACGAAGTCGAAGCCATGGAATTCCTGCTCGACAAGATCCGCCAGACGAAGAACAACGCCGAATTCTTCGACATGATGCGTCGCGGCGGCTAAGCGCCCCACTACGTTTCATCCGCGAAAACGCCTGCTGGAAAGCGGGCGTTTTTCTTTTGTGCGCTTCTTTTTTGCGCGCTTCGCTTCGCGCCTGCTCGTGGGCGAATGCCGAGCCGATACGTTTATCTATAATGCTTCACGCCGATCAGTGAAGCCGACATGCCCAACGCCGACTCTCCCACTCTGCTCACCGTGCGCGACGCCGCCGAGCGTCTGAACGTCACGCCACGCACGCTCAAATACTACGAAGAGCGCGGCCTCGTCACGCCCAGCCGCAGCGAAGGCCGCTATCGTCTTTACGACGAAGACGACCTCGAACGTTTCTCGCGCATCCTGCGTCTGCGGGCGCTCGGATTTTCGCTCGCGGGGATCACCGAAATGCTGAAGCGTCCGCTCGAAAACACGGAAAGCGGTCGACGCGGTTATTCGATGGAATCGTTGCAGCAGATACGCGACGGTCTCGCGCAGCAGGTCGAATCGCTCGATGCGCGGATCGAATCCGTGCAGCGCGAACTGAAGGAAGCGCAAAAGCTGAAAGCCGAACTGAGCGACGATCTCGATTACGTGCAGCGGCGTCTCGCGGGCGAAAGCGCCGACGATTTGATCCAGAAACGGCGCGCCGCAGCGGCCGCATCGAAACGCGGCGCGGGGAAAAGCACGAAGGCGTGAGCGA
This genomic interval from Paraburkholderia sabiae contains the following:
- a CDS encoding DNA polymerase III subunit gamma/tau, yielding MTYQVLARKWRPKDFASLVGQEHVVRALTHALDGGRLHHAYLFTGTRGVGKTTLSRIFAKALNCETGVTSTPCGVCRACREIDEGRFVDYVEMDAASNRGVDEMAALLERAVYAPVDARFKVYMIDEVHMLTNHAFNAMLKTLEEPPPHVKFILATTDPQKIPVTVLSRCLQFNLKQMPAGHIVSHLERILGEEHIPHEAQALRLLARAADGSMRDALSLTDQAIAYSANQVTEEAVRGMLGALDQSYLIRLLDALVAGDGTAVLSVADEMALRSLSFSTALQDLASLLHKIAWAQFSPSSVLEEWPEAGDLRRFADALSPEQVQLFYQIATIGRSELGLAPDEYAGFTMTLLRMLAFEPAPNGGGGGGVTPAGRSTVPAAGAKRSTGAPVAAAPQARASDATAPRAVPTPKAEPVPVQPQVVRETPEVADPVALEIEAAPVDDAVTPLSANVEASSEPQEKPAPRDEIPTQPAAAPRRAGGASAALDVLRSAGNKVSTDRGRSAASTSAAAATPAAPAKSAAPRVAVRVPTPDPARRAAAAAQQESAARTPTPRAAQPQGASAVPPWEDIPPDDYMPASSDDAFFAPSDDNFVPVFDSGPDDMLVGRSQASAPAAAPAVDIRTLPPAVPLNEIGFDGDWPTLAVTLPLKGISYQLAFNSELMAVNGKTLKLNVAVQLYTEPAQIAKLKAALAERLGTEIDVQVELGPVKRTAAVLDSIERAKRQQEAEREIGSDPFVQSLIREFGASIVPGSVRPLMPGAEGGQSAAH
- the trxA gene encoding thioredoxin TrxA; the encoded protein is MSEHIKHISDASFEQDVVKSDKPVLLDFWAEWCGPCKMIAPILDEVAKDYADRLQIAKINVDEHQSTPVKFGVRGIPTLILFKNGAVAAQKVGALSKSQLTAFLDGNL
- the rho gene encoding transcription termination factor Rho, which codes for MHLSELKTLHVSQLIEMANGLEIESANRLRKQELMFAILKKRAKTGETIFGDGTLEVLPDGFGFLRSPETSYLASTDDIYISPSQIRRFNLHTGDTIEGEVRTPKDGERYFALVKVDKVNGQPPEASKHKIMFENLTPLHPNKVLLLEREMRGEENVTGRIIDMIAPIGKGQRGLLVASPKSGKTVMLQHIAHAIKQNHPDVILFVLLIDERPEEVTEMQRSVAGEVIASTFDEPAARHVQVAEMVIEKAKRLVEMKNDVVILLDSITRLARAYNTVVPASGKVLTGGVDANALQRPKRFFGAARNIEEGGSLTIIGTALIETGSRMDDVIYEEFKGTGNMEVHLERRLAEKRVYPSINLNKSGTRREELLIKPEILQKIWVLRKFIHDMDEVEAMEFLLDKIRQTKNNAEFFDMMRRGG
- a CDS encoding MerR family transcriptional regulator produces the protein MPNADSPTLLTVRDAAERLNVTPRTLKYYEERGLVTPSRSEGRYRLYDEDDLERFSRILRLRALGFSLAGITEMLKRPLENTESGRRGYSMESLQQIRDGLAQQVESLDARIESVQRELKEAQKLKAELSDDLDYVQRRLAGESADDLIQKRRAAAAASKRGAGKSTKA